One segment of Thermodesulfovibrio sp. 3907-1M DNA contains the following:
- the acpP gene encoding acyl carrier protein produces MVEEKVKEIIAKQLGVEVSQVTPEASFVEDLGADSLDTVELVMAFEEAFGIEIPDEDAEKISKVKDAIDYIKNKTGQA; encoded by the coding sequence ATGGTAGAAGAAAAGGTAAAGGAAATTATAGCAAAACAGCTTGGGGTTGAAGTATCTCAGGTAACACCTGAAGCATCCTTTGTGGAGGATCTTGGAGCAGACTCTCTTGATACTGTTGAGCTTGTTATGGCATTTGAAGAGGCATTCGGTATTGAGATTCCCGATGAAGATGCTGAAAAGATTAGCAAAGTGAAGGATGCAATTGACTACATAAAAAACAAAACAGGTCAGGCATAA